A genomic region of Platichthys flesus chromosome 4, fPlaFle2.1, whole genome shotgun sequence contains the following coding sequences:
- the dusp14 gene encoding dual specificity protein phosphatase 14 has product MGSRSQGFFHHHHHHHRGSLVPTAVPRLLAENSSLLGGIAQITPNLFLSRGNVASNRSLLLSKGITCVVNATIELPNFNWPHMEYVKVPLADMPHSPLSLYFDSVADKIHSVGRKRGAVLVHCAAGVSRSASLCLAYLMKYHRVSLAEAHAWVKARRPVIRPNGGFWRQLIEYERKLFGRNSVKMVQTPYGVIPDVYERDRRSLAPYWGL; this is encoded by the coding sequence ATGGGTTCCCGCAGCCAAGGCTtcttccaccaccaccaccaccaccaccgcggCTCCTTGGTGCCCACCGCGGTGCCGAGGCTGCTGGCTGAGAACAGCAGCCTGCTGGGGGGCATCGCGCAAATCACCCCCAACCTCTTCCTCAGCAGAGGGAATGTGGCATCCAACCGCAGCCTGCTGCTCTCCAAGGGCATCACCTGTGTGGTCAACGCCACCATCGAGCTCCCGAACTTCAACTGGCCTCACATGGAGTATGTAAAGGTCCCGCTGGCGGACATGCCCcactcccccctctccctgtaTTTCGACAGTGTGGCCGATAAGATCCACAGCGTGGGACGCAAGCGAGGCGCCGTGCTGGTGCACTGTGCAGCGGGGGTGAGCCGCTCGGCCTCCCTGTGCCTGGCGTACCTCATGAAGTATCACCGTGTGTCTCTGGCAGAGGCCCACGCCTGGGTCAAAGCCCGCCGCCCCGTCATCAGGCCCAATGGCGGCTTCTGGCGCCAGCTCATCGAGTACGAGAGGAAGCTGTTTGGTAGGAACTCTGTGAAGATGGTGCAGACGCCCTACGGGGTCATACCCGACGTGTACGAGAGGGACCGCAGGAGCCTGGCTCCGTACTGGGGCCTGTGA